In one Pseudomonas sp. SCA2728.1_7 genomic region, the following are encoded:
- a CDS encoding ion transporter, producing MDSSNSWRERLYVMIFQSDTRAGRRFDGILLLIILASLVIVMLDSIDSIHQNYANVLAYIEWGFTIIFLGEYILRLYCSPKPLRYAFSFYGLVDLLAIVPGILALYYSDAQYLLIIRIIRMLRIFRVLKLSPYLKQANYLMSALRGSKQKIVVFLVSVCTLVTVFGTLMYVIEGPEHGFTSIPKGIYWAIVTLTTVGFGDIVPKTPLGQVISSLVMITGYSIIAVPTGIFTAELANAMRGEQLQHDCPVCKKNSHEHGAAFCSRCGNALFKKLE from the coding sequence ATGGACAGCAGCAACAGTTGGCGCGAACGGCTTTACGTGATGATTTTCCAGAGCGACACCCGCGCCGGGCGTCGCTTCGACGGCATCCTGCTGTTGATCATCCTCGCCAGTCTGGTGATCGTGATGCTCGACAGCATCGACAGCATTCACCAGAACTACGCGAACGTGCTGGCCTACATCGAGTGGGGCTTCACGATCATCTTTCTCGGCGAGTACATCCTGCGTCTGTATTGCTCACCGAAGCCGTTACGTTATGCCTTCAGCTTTTACGGGCTGGTGGATTTGCTGGCGATCGTGCCCGGCATCCTCGCCCTGTATTACAGCGATGCACAGTACCTGCTGATCATCCGGATCATCCGCATGTTGCGGATTTTCCGCGTGCTCAAGCTCAGCCCGTATCTCAAACAAGCCAATTACTTGATGTCGGCGCTGCGTGGCAGCAAGCAGAAAATCGTCGTGTTTCTGGTCAGCGTCTGCACCCTGGTGACGGTGTTCGGCACCTTGATGTACGTGATCGAAGGCCCGGAACACGGCTTCACCAGCATTCCCAAAGGCATCTATTGGGCGATCGTCACGTTGACCACCGTGGGCTTCGGCGACATCGTGCCGAAGACCCCGCTGGGCCAGGTGATTTCGTCGCTGGTGATGATCACCGGTTACTCGATCATCGCCGTGCCGACCGGGATTTTCACCGCCGAGCTGGCCAACGCCATGCGCGGCGAACAGCTGCAACACGACTGCCCGGTGTGCAAGAAAAACAGCCATGAACACGGCGCCGCGTTCTGCTCGCGATGCGGCAATGCACTGTTCAAGAAACTGGAATAA
- the pyk gene encoding pyruvate kinase, translated as MTPDKKVKILATLGPAVDGIEDIRELVEAGVNIFRLNFSHGDHADHAKRYQWIREVERQLNYPLGILMDLQGPKLRVGKFADGKVQLHRGQAFRLDLDATPGDERRVNLPHPEIIAALEAGMDLLLDDGKLRLRVVTKYDDAIDTTVLNGGELSDRKGVNVPQAVLDLSPLTAKDRRDLSFGLELGVDWVALSFVQRPQDIIEARALIGDKAFLMAKIEKPSAVEQLREIAELSDAIMVARGDLGVEVPAESVPQIQKNIITTCRELGKPVVVATQMLESMRFSPAPTRAEVTDVANAVAEGADAVMLSAETASGEYPLEAVQMMSKIIRQVENGPDYQTQLDVSRPKAEATVSDAISCAIRRISNVLPVAVLVNYSESGASSLRAARERPKAPILNLTPNLQTARRLSVAWGIHSVVNDRLRQVDEVCSTALEIAQAQGMAERGDTLLITAGVPFGQPGSTNSLRIETLI; from the coding sequence ATGACGCCTGATAAAAAGGTCAAAATCCTCGCCACCCTCGGGCCTGCCGTCGATGGCATCGAAGACATCCGTGAACTGGTCGAGGCCGGGGTGAATATCTTCCGCCTGAACTTCAGCCACGGCGATCACGCCGACCACGCCAAGCGCTATCAGTGGATCCGCGAAGTCGAGCGCCAGCTCAACTACCCGCTGGGCATTCTGATGGACTTGCAGGGGCCGAAACTGCGCGTTGGCAAGTTCGCTGACGGCAAGGTGCAACTGCACCGCGGTCAGGCCTTCCGCCTGGATCTGGACGCGACACCGGGCGATGAGCGCCGGGTGAATCTGCCGCACCCGGAGATCATTGCCGCGCTGGAAGCCGGCATGGATCTGCTCCTCGACGACGGCAAACTGCGTCTGCGCGTGGTCACCAAGTACGACGATGCGATCGACACCACCGTGCTCAATGGCGGCGAACTGTCGGACCGCAAAGGCGTCAACGTGCCGCAAGCGGTGCTCGACCTCAGCCCGCTGACCGCCAAGGATCGCCGCGACCTGAGCTTCGGTCTGGAGCTGGGTGTGGACTGGGTCGCGCTGTCGTTTGTACAGCGTCCGCAAGACATCATCGAAGCCCGCGCATTGATCGGCGACAAAGCCTTTTTGATGGCGAAAATCGAGAAGCCTTCGGCGGTTGAACAACTGCGTGAAATCGCTGAACTGAGCGACGCGATCATGGTGGCGCGTGGCGACCTCGGCGTCGAAGTGCCGGCCGAAAGCGTGCCGCAGATTCAGAAAAACATCATCACCACCTGCCGCGAACTCGGCAAACCGGTGGTGGTGGCGACGCAGATGCTCGAGTCGATGCGCTTCTCCCCTGCCCCGACCCGCGCAGAAGTGACTGACGTTGCCAACGCCGTGGCCGAAGGTGCCGATGCGGTGATGCTGTCGGCGGAAACCGCGTCCGGTGAGTACCCGCTGGAAGCCGTGCAGATGATGAGCAAGATCATCCGTCAGGTTGAGAACGGCCCGGATTATCAGACGCAGCTCGATGTCAGTCGGCCGAAAGCCGAGGCAACCGTTTCCGATGCGATCAGTTGCGCGATCCGGCGTATCAGCAACGTGCTGCCGGTAGCGGTTCTGGTCAACTACAGCGAATCGGGCGCATCGAGTTTGCGTGCAGCGCGGGAACGGCCGAAAGCGCCGATCCTCAACCTGACGCCGAACCTGCAAACCGCACGCCGTTTGAGCGTGGCGTGGGGGATTCATTCGGTGGTCAACGATCGCCTGCGTCAGGTCGACGAAGTCTGCTCGACCGCGCTGGAAATCGCCCAGGCGCAGGGTATGGCCGAGCGTGGTGACACGCTGCTGATCACTGCCGGCGTGCCGTTCGGGCAGCCGGGTTCGACTAACTCGCTGCGTATCGAAACATTGATTTAG
- a CDS encoding glycerate kinase, which produces MSVDPQQLLRELFATAIDAAHPNQVLEAHLPADRSGRVIVIGAGKAAAAMAQVVERCWEGDVSGLVVTRYGHGAPCEKIEVVEAAHPVPDAAGLAVAKRVLELVSNLSEDDRVIFLLSGGGSALLALPAEGITLGDKQSINKALLKSGATIGEMNCVRKHLSAIKGGRLGKACWPATVYTYAISDVPGDLATVIASGPTVADPSTSAEALAIIKRYGIEIPVSVRNWLQSPESETVKPGDPSLARSHFQLIARPQQSLDAAAVKCRQAGFSTLILGDLEGESREVAKVHAGIARQIINHGQPLAAPCVILSGGETTVTVRGNGRGGRNAEFLLSLTENLKGQPGVYALAGDTDGIDGSEDNAGAIMTPDSYARAAALGLSASDELDNNNGYGYFAALDALIVTEPTRTNVNDFRAILILESCKS; this is translated from the coding sequence ATGTCGGTCGATCCGCAACAACTGCTGCGCGAGCTGTTTGCCACAGCCATCGACGCGGCCCATCCGAACCAAGTCCTCGAAGCCCATTTGCCCGCCGACCGCAGCGGCCGGGTGATCGTCATCGGTGCGGGCAAAGCCGCCGCCGCGATGGCGCAAGTGGTCGAGCGCTGCTGGGAGGGTGACGTGTCTGGCCTGGTGGTGACCCGTTACGGTCACGGCGCCCCATGCGAAAAAATCGAAGTGGTCGAAGCCGCGCACCCGGTGCCGGACGCTGCCGGCCTGGCCGTGGCCAAACGCGTGCTCGAACTGGTCAGCAACCTGAGCGAAGACGACCGAGTGATCTTCCTGCTCTCCGGTGGCGGCTCTGCCCTGCTGGCGTTGCCGGCTGAAGGCATCACCCTCGGCGACAAGCAGTCGATCAACAAAGCCCTGCTGAAATCCGGCGCGACCATTGGCGAGATGAACTGCGTGCGCAAGCACCTCTCGGCGATCAAGGGCGGCCGTCTCGGCAAGGCCTGCTGGCCTGCCACTGTTTACACCTACGCGATTTCCGATGTACCGGGCGACCTCGCCACGGTCATCGCGTCCGGCCCGACCGTGGCCGACCCGAGCACTTCCGCCGAAGCGCTGGCGATCATCAAGCGCTACGGCATCGAGATCCCGGTCTCGGTGCGCAACTGGTTGCAAAGTCCTGAATCGGAAACTGTCAAACCCGGCGATCCGAGTCTGGCGCGCAGTCACTTCCAGTTGATCGCCCGTCCTCAGCAATCGCTGGATGCGGCGGCGGTGAAATGCCGCCAGGCCGGTTTCAGCACGCTGATCCTCGGCGACCTCGAAGGCGAATCGCGCGAAGTGGCGAAAGTCCACGCCGGCATCGCCCGCCAGATCATCAACCACGGTCAGCCACTGGCAGCGCCGTGCGTGATTTTGTCCGGCGGCGAAACCACCGTGACCGTGCGCGGCAATGGCCGTGGCGGACGCAACGCCGAATTCCTTCTGAGCCTGACCGAAAATCTCAAAGGCCAGCCCGGCGTCTATGCCCTGGCGGGTGACACCGACGGCATCGACGGCTCGGAAGACAACGCCGGCGCGATCATGACCCCGGACAGCTACGCCCGCGCCGCCGCCCTCGGTTTGAGCGCCAGCGACGAGCTGGATAACAACAACGGCTACGGCTATTTCGCGGCGCTCGACGCGCTGATCGTCACCGAGCCGACCCGCACCAACGTCAACGACTTCCGCGCCATTCTGATCCTTGAGAGCTGCAAATCATGA
- a CDS encoding 2-hydroxy-3-oxopropionate reductase, giving the protein MAKIGFIGTGIMGHPMASNLQKAGHSLFLSAHHDAAPADLVAAGAVALANPREVAQEAEFIIVMVPDTPQVDDVLFRADGVAAGLSKGKIVIDMSSISPTATKAFAAKINEKGAQYLDAPVSGGEVGAKAATLSIMIGGDADAFERALPLFQAMGKNITLVGGNGDGQTAKVANQIIVALNIQAVAEALLFASKNGADPAKVREALMGGFASSKILEVHGERMIKGTFDPGFRISLHQKDLNLALQGAKELNINLPNTANAQQVFSTCAAIGGSNWDHSALIKGLEHMANFSIRDNK; this is encoded by the coding sequence ATGGCTAAAATCGGATTTATCGGCACCGGCATCATGGGCCACCCAATGGCTTCGAACCTGCAGAAAGCCGGTCACAGCCTGTTCCTGTCGGCGCACCACGACGCCGCCCCGGCCGACCTGGTCGCCGCTGGCGCCGTTGCTTTGGCCAACCCGCGCGAAGTCGCGCAGGAAGCTGAATTCATCATCGTCATGGTCCCGGATACCCCACAGGTCGACGACGTGCTGTTCCGCGCCGACGGCGTTGCCGCCGGCCTGAGCAAAGGCAAAATCGTTATCGATATGAGCTCGATCTCGCCGACCGCGACCAAGGCATTCGCTGCGAAGATCAACGAGAAAGGCGCGCAATACCTCGACGCACCGGTATCCGGTGGTGAAGTCGGCGCCAAAGCCGCGACCCTGAGCATCATGATCGGTGGTGACGCCGATGCCTTCGAACGCGCGCTGCCGCTGTTCCAGGCCATGGGCAAAAACATCACCCTGGTCGGTGGCAATGGCGACGGTCAAACCGCCAAAGTCGCCAACCAGATCATCGTCGCCCTGAACATTCAGGCCGTTGCTGAAGCCCTGCTGTTCGCTTCGAAAAACGGTGCCGATCCAGCCAAGGTGCGTGAAGCACTGATGGGCGGTTTCGCCTCCTCTAAGATCCTTGAAGTGCACGGCGAGCGCATGATCAAAGGCACTTTCGATCCAGGCTTCCGCATCAGCCTGCACCAGAAGGACCTGAACCTGGCCCTGCAAGGCGCCAAAGAGCTGAACATCAACCTGCCGAACACCGCCAACGCCCAACAAGTGTTCAGCACCTGCGCAGCGATCGGTGGCAGCAACTGGGACCACTCGGCGCTGATCAAAGGTCTGGAACACATGGCCAACTTCTCGATTCGCGACAACAAATAA
- the gcl gene encoding glyoxylate carboligase: protein MSKMRAIEAAVLVMRREGVDTAFGIPGAAINPLYSALQKVGGIDHVLARHVEGASHMAEGYTRTKAGNIGVCIGTSGPAGTDMVTGLYSASADSIPILCITGQAPRARMHKEDFQAVDITSIVKPVTKWATTVLEPGQVPYAFQKAFFEMRSGRPGPVLIDLPFDVQMAEIEFDIDAYQPLPLAKPTATRVQVEKALALLDQAERPLLVAGGGIINADASDLLVEFAELTGIPVIPTLMGWGTIPDDHPLMVGMVGLQTSHRYGNATMLKSDVVLGIGNRWANRHTGSVDVYTEGRKFIHVDIEGTQIGRVFTPDLGIVSDAAAALTVFIEVAREWQAAGKLKNRSAWLQDCQQRKASLHRKTHFDNVPVKPQRVYEEMNQVFGKDTCYVSTIGLSQIAGAQFLHVYKPRHWINCGQAGPLGWTIPAALGVVKADPNRKVVALSGDYDFQFMIEELAVGAQFKLPYIHVVVNNSYLGLIRQAQRGFEMDYCVQLSFDNLNAPELNGYGVDHVAVAEGLGCKALRVFEPSEIAPALRKAEQMIEEFKVPVIVEIILERVTNISMGTEINAVNEFEDLALVGNDAPTAISLLD from the coding sequence TGAAGGCGCCTCGCACATGGCCGAGGGCTACACCCGCACCAAGGCCGGCAACATAGGCGTGTGCATCGGCACTTCCGGCCCTGCCGGTACCGACATGGTCACCGGGCTCTACAGCGCCTCGGCCGACTCGATTCCAATCCTCTGCATTACCGGCCAGGCACCCCGCGCCCGTATGCACAAGGAAGACTTCCAGGCTGTCGACATCACCAGCATCGTCAAGCCAGTCACTAAGTGGGCGACCACTGTTCTGGAGCCGGGCCAAGTGCCTTACGCGTTTCAGAAAGCATTCTTTGAAATGCGCTCCGGCCGTCCAGGCCCAGTGCTGATCGACCTGCCGTTCGACGTGCAGATGGCCGAGATCGAATTCGACATCGACGCCTACCAGCCGCTGCCATTGGCCAAACCGACCGCGACCCGCGTACAGGTCGAGAAGGCGCTGGCGCTGCTGGATCAGGCCGAGCGTCCATTGCTGGTGGCCGGCGGCGGCATCATCAACGCCGACGCCAGCGATCTGCTGGTTGAATTCGCTGAGCTGACCGGCATTCCGGTGATCCCGACCCTGATGGGCTGGGGCACTATCCCGGACGATCACCCGCTGATGGTCGGCATGGTTGGCCTGCAGACTTCGCACCGTTACGGCAACGCGACGATGCTGAAATCCGACGTGGTGTTGGGCATCGGTAACCGTTGGGCCAACCGTCACACCGGTTCGGTTGACGTTTACACCGAAGGTCGCAAGTTCATTCACGTCGACATCGAAGGCACGCAGATCGGCCGCGTGTTCACGCCGGATCTGGGCATCGTTTCCGACGCCGCTGCTGCACTGACCGTGTTCATCGAAGTAGCGCGTGAATGGCAAGCCGCCGGCAAGCTGAAAAACCGCAGTGCCTGGCTGCAAGACTGCCAGCAGCGCAAAGCCAGCCTGCACCGCAAGACTCACTTCGACAACGTGCCGGTGAAACCACAGCGCGTTTACGAAGAAATGAACCAGGTGTTCGGCAAGGACACCTGCTACGTCAGCACCATTGGTCTGTCGCAGATTGCCGGCGCGCAGTTCCTGCACGTCTACAAGCCGCGTCACTGGATTAACTGTGGCCAGGCCGGCCCGTTGGGCTGGACCATTCCGGCAGCGCTGGGCGTGGTGAAGGCCGATCCGAACCGCAAAGTCGTGGCCCTGTCGGGGGACTATGACTTCCAGTTCATGATCGAAGAACTGGCGGTCGGCGCTCAGTTCAAACTGCCGTACATCCACGTCGTGGTGAACAACTCGTACCTGGGTCTGATCCGTCAGGCGCAGCGCGGGTTCGAAATGGACTACTGCGTGCAGCTGTCCTTCGATAACCTGAACGCGCCGGAACTCAACGGTTACGGTGTTGACCACGTCGCAGTGGCTGAAGGCCTCGGCTGTAAGGCACTGCGTGTGTTCGAGCCATCGGAAATCGCCCCTGCCCTGCGCAAGGCCGAACAGATGATCGAAGAGTTCAAGGTGCCGGTGATCGTCGAGATCATTCTGGAGCGTGTGACCAACATCTCCATGGGTACCGAGATCAACGCCGTCAACGAATTCGAAGACCTGGCGCTGGTCGGCAACGATGCGCCAACGGCGATTTCGCTGCTTGATTGA
- a CDS encoding urea transporter: MPANHFNTHCPDWAEALLNGFSQIFLQRHPLCGLLCLLAILLTAPVLFAGALLGAVAGLLTAQRRNYAKADRQAGLFSYNGILLGLLLSLYFPWSPLLPPLILAAGGLSAMVTQQWLKLVYRSRSIPAYTSPFVAMSWVLLLFAEPSAPIAHIELNALNLLAAELRGLGQVMFLGHPLAGALIAIGLLIADRRAFCWAMLASAIGLGSSLLHHETSAALSGLGSYNAVLAALAFSSQRQQPWLPLLGIVLALLVTPLFDAVGLATLTAPFILAGWLIRAGIQMLGKAVVERAPCAHGENQPRLR, translated from the coding sequence ATGCCTGCCAATCATTTCAACACCCACTGCCCCGACTGGGCCGAGGCTTTGCTCAACGGTTTCAGTCAGATATTCCTCCAGCGCCATCCGCTGTGCGGCCTGCTGTGCCTGTTGGCGATCCTGCTGACCGCACCGGTGCTGTTCGCCGGTGCGCTGCTCGGTGCCGTCGCCGGATTGCTCACCGCGCAACGGCGCAACTACGCCAAGGCTGATCGCCAGGCTGGGTTGTTCAGCTACAACGGCATCTTGCTCGGCCTGTTGCTGAGCCTGTATTTCCCCTGGTCACCGCTGCTGCCGCCGCTGATTCTCGCCGCTGGCGGCTTGAGCGCGATGGTCACACAGCAATGGCTCAAACTCGTGTACCGCAGCCGATCGATTCCGGCCTACACCTCGCCGTTCGTGGCCATGAGCTGGGTTCTGCTGCTGTTCGCCGAACCGTCGGCGCCCATAGCGCACATCGAGCTGAACGCACTGAATTTGCTCGCCGCCGAACTGCGCGGTTTGGGCCAAGTGATGTTTCTCGGTCATCCACTGGCCGGTGCTTTGATCGCCATTGGTTTGCTGATCGCTGATCGCCGGGCTTTTTGCTGGGCGATGCTGGCTTCGGCGATCGGTCTCGGCTCCAGCCTGCTGCACCACGAAACCAGCGCTGCGCTGTCAGGCCTTGGCAGCTATAACGCCGTGCTCGCTGCCCTCGCCTTCTCTTCGCAACGTCAACAACCGTGGCTGCCACTGCTCGGCATCGTGCTGGCGCTGCTGGTCACGCCACTGTTTGACGCAGTCGGCCTCGCTACTTTGACCGCGCCGTTTATCCTCGCCGGCTGGCTGATCCGTGCCGGGATTCAGATGCTCGGCAAAGCCGTCGTCGAGCGTGCGCCTTGCGCTCACGGGGAGAATCAACCTAGGCTGCGCTGA
- the hyi gene encoding hydroxypyruvate isomerase, producing the protein MPRFAANLSMLFTEQDFLARFDAAAKAGFSGVEYLFPYDFSSAEIKAKLDANGLTQVLFNLPAGDWAKGERGIACLPDRVEEFRAGVDLAIAYAQVLGNTQINCLAGIRPQGVDDATVEKTFVANLKYAADKLQAAGIKLVMEAINTRDIPGFYLNNTAQALSIREQVGSANLFLQYDIYHMQIMEGDLARTLQSHLGEINHVQLADNPGRNEPGTGEINYRFLFEHLDRIGYQGWVGCEYKPLTTTEAGLGWLKTHNAI; encoded by the coding sequence ATGCCGCGTTTCGCAGCCAACCTGTCCATGCTGTTCACCGAACAGGATTTCCTTGCCCGTTTCGACGCCGCCGCCAAGGCCGGTTTCAGCGGTGTCGAGTACCTGTTCCCGTACGATTTCAGCTCTGCCGAAATCAAGGCCAAGCTCGACGCCAACGGTCTGACCCAAGTGCTGTTCAACCTGCCGGCCGGTGACTGGGCCAAGGGCGAACGCGGTATCGCGTGCCTGCCGGATCGTGTCGAAGAGTTCCGCGCCGGTGTCGATCTGGCCATCGCTTACGCACAAGTGCTGGGCAACACCCAGATCAACTGCCTGGCCGGTATTCGTCCGCAAGGCGTTGACGATGCCACCGTGGAAAAGACCTTCGTTGCCAACCTGAAATACGCCGCCGACAAGCTGCAAGCAGCGGGCATCAAACTGGTGATGGAAGCGATCAACACCCGTGACATTCCGGGTTTCTACCTGAACAACACGGCGCAAGCCCTGTCGATTCGCGAGCAGGTCGGCAGTGCCAATCTGTTCCTGCAATACGACATCTATCACATGCAAATCATGGAAGGCGATCTGGCCCGCACCCTGCAATCGCACCTGGGCGAGATCAACCATGTGCAGCTCGCGGACAACCCGGGCCGTAACGAACCAGGCACCGGTGAAATCAACTACCGCTTCCTGTTCGAACACCTCGATCGCATCGGTTATCAGGGTTGGGTCGGTTGCGAATACAAGCCGCTGACCACCACTGAAGCAGGCCTCGGCTGGCTGAAAACCCATAACGCAATCTGA
- a CDS encoding sulfate ABC transporter substrate-binding protein, whose product MKKLFGASLLAAGLALANIAQAAPTLLNVSYDVMRDFYKDYNTAFQKHWQAEHNENITVQMSFGGSSKQARSVIDGLPADVITMNMATDINALADNGKLVPENWVTRLPNNSAPFTSATVFIVRKGNPKALKDWPDLLKDGVQVIVPNPKTSGNGRYTYLSAWGYVLKNGGDENKAKDFVGKLFKQAPVLDTGGRAATTTFMTNQIGDVLVTFENEAEMIAREFGRDQFEVIYPSVSAEAEPPVSVVDKVVDKKGSRAAADEYLKYLWSPEGQEIAAANYLRPRDPAVLAKYTDRFPKVDFLSVEKTFGDWRTVQKTHFNDGGVFDQIYSGQ is encoded by the coding sequence GTGAAAAAACTCTTTGGCGCCTCACTTCTCGCCGCCGGCCTGGCCTTGGCCAACATCGCTCAGGCAGCCCCGACGCTGCTTAACGTTTCCTACGACGTGATGCGCGATTTCTACAAGGACTACAACACTGCGTTCCAGAAACACTGGCAAGCCGAGCACAACGAAAACATCACCGTGCAGATGTCCTTCGGCGGTTCGAGCAAGCAAGCGCGTTCGGTGATCGACGGCCTGCCGGCTGACGTCATCACCATGAACATGGCCACCGATATCAACGCCCTCGCCGACAACGGCAAACTGGTCCCGGAGAACTGGGTCACCCGCCTGCCGAACAACAGCGCGCCGTTCACTTCGGCCACGGTGTTCATCGTCCGTAAAGGCAACCCGAAAGCCCTGAAAGACTGGCCGGATCTGCTCAAGGACGGCGTGCAGGTGATCGTGCCAAACCCGAAAACCTCGGGTAACGGCCGCTACACCTACCTGTCGGCGTGGGGTTATGTGCTGAAGAATGGTGGCGACGAGAACAAGGCCAAAGACTTCGTCGGCAAACTGTTCAAGCAAGCGCCGGTGCTCGATACCGGTGGCCGAGCAGCGACCACAACGTTCATGACCAACCAGATCGGCGACGTGCTGGTGACCTTCGAAAACGAAGCGGAGATGATTGCCCGCGAGTTTGGTCGTGATCAGTTTGAAGTGATCTATCCGAGCGTTTCGGCTGAGGCTGAGCCGCCGGTGTCCGTGGTCGATAAAGTCGTCGACAAGAAAGGTTCGCGTGCAGCGGCTGATGAATATCTGAAGTACCTGTGGTCGCCGGAAGGTCAAGAGATTGCGGCGGCGAACTACCTGCGTCCGCGTGATCCGGCGGTGCTGGCGAAGTACACCGATCGTTTCCCGAAAGTTGATTTCCTTTCGGTGGAGAAGACCTTTGGTGACTGGCGTACGGTGCAGAAGACTCACTTCAATGATGGTGGGGTTTTCGATCAGATTTATAGTGGGCAGTAA
- a CDS encoding MFS transporter, whose amino-acid sequence MTTTTHAMTRGMVLLFAFCCGAIVANIYYAQPIIGLIAPDIGLSDTMASFIVSLTQIGYALGLFFLVPLGDLLENRRLMIITTVVAIASLLAAAFTDQPNVFLLISLLVGFSSVSVQILIPLAAHLAPEESRGRVVGGIMGGLLLGILLARPVSSVVADHLGWRAMFMIAAALMAAISVVLALTVPKRQPDHSATYGQLIGSLWTLLRQQPVLRQRAFYQGCMFATFSLFWTAVPLELARNHGLSQSEIAIFALVGAIGAIAAPISGRLADAGHTRIASLLAMVFASLSFLPAFIHPAYSVIGLAVTGVVLDFCVQMNMVLGQRAVYSLDAKSRGRLNALYMTSIFIGGAFGSSVASAVYEHGGWLWIVIVGSVFPLLALLRFLSASQRGSLATA is encoded by the coding sequence ATGACCACCACCACTCACGCAATGACCCGAGGCATGGTGCTGCTGTTCGCCTTCTGCTGCGGCGCCATCGTTGCCAACATCTACTACGCACAGCCGATCATCGGCCTGATCGCGCCGGACATCGGTCTCTCCGACACCATGGCCAGTTTCATCGTCTCGCTGACGCAGATCGGTTATGCGCTGGGCCTGTTCTTCCTCGTGCCGCTGGGCGATCTGCTGGAAAACCGCCGACTGATGATCATCACCACCGTGGTGGCGATTGCCAGCCTGTTGGCGGCGGCGTTTACCGATCAGCCCAATGTGTTCCTGCTGATTTCGTTGCTGGTGGGCTTCAGTTCGGTATCGGTGCAGATCCTGATTCCACTGGCCGCGCATCTGGCGCCGGAAGAGTCTCGCGGTCGTGTGGTCGGCGGGATCATGGGCGGTTTATTGCTGGGTATTCTGTTGGCCCGACCGGTGTCGAGCGTGGTCGCTGACCATCTCGGCTGGCGCGCGATGTTCATGATTGCCGCCGCACTGATGGCGGCGATCAGCGTTGTGCTGGCGCTGACCGTGCCCAAGCGGCAGCCTGATCACAGCGCTACTTATGGCCAATTGATCGGCTCACTGTGGACATTGCTGCGCCAGCAACCGGTATTGCGTCAGCGGGCGTTCTATCAGGGCTGCATGTTCGCCACGTTCAGCCTGTTCTGGACGGCGGTGCCGCTGGAACTGGCGCGCAACCATGGTCTGTCGCAAAGCGAGATCGCCATCTTCGCCCTGGTCGGCGCCATCGGCGCCATTGCCGCGCCGATCAGCGGACGCCTGGCCGACGCTGGCCACACTCGCATCGCTTCGTTGTTGGCCATGGTATTTGCCAGTCTGAGCTTCCTCCCCGCCTTCATCCACCCGGCCTACAGCGTCATCGGCCTGGCCGTGACCGGCGTGGTATTGGACTTCTGCGTGCAGATGAACATGGTCCTGGGCCAACGCGCGGTGTATTCGCTGGACGCGAAAAGCCGTGGCCGTTTGAACGCGCTGTACATGACCAGCATCTTTATCGGCGGCGCCTTCGGCTCATCGGTGGCCAGTGCGGTGTATGAGCATGGCGGCTGGTTGTGGATCGTGATTGTGGGGAGTGTGTTTCCGCTGTTGGCGTTGTTGCGGTTTTTGAGTGCTTCCCAGCGTGGTTCATTGGCGACGGCATAA
- a CDS encoding DUF5666 domain-containing protein, with amino-acid sequence MKLRLIATIVLTSLLGAMSVQAADAPGMRLGVRGEITGVSADTLKVHVNSGENVVIQLTGDTKVRAVTLANIEDIKPGSYIGSAAIPQEDGTLKALEVHVFPPELAGSGDGHRPFDLAKGSSMTNGSVGDLVVSNGRVLTVNYKGGQQKILVPEDVPIVNLVPGDRSLLKVGVKIVTFVTQSADGTLTAQSISAGKDGVTPPM; translated from the coding sequence ATGAAGCTTCGTCTTATCGCAACGATTGTCCTGACTAGCCTGCTCGGCGCGATGAGCGTGCAGGCCGCCGACGCACCGGGGATGCGCCTCGGCGTGCGCGGCGAGATCACCGGGGTCAGCGCCGACACCTTGAAAGTCCACGTCAACAGTGGCGAGAACGTGGTGATCCAGTTGACCGGCGACACCAAGGTCCGCGCGGTCACCCTGGCCAATATCGAAGACATCAAACCCGGCAGCTACATCGGTTCGGCGGCGATACCGCAGGAGGATGGCACGCTCAAGGCGCTGGAAGTGCATGTGTTCCCGCCGGAACTGGCGGGCAGTGGTGACGGGCATCGACCGTTCGATCTGGCCAAGGGCAGCAGCATGACCAATGGCAGTGTCGGCGATCTGGTGGTGAGCAACGGGCGGGTGCTGACGGTGAACTACAAGGGTGGGCAGCAGAAGATACTGGTGCCGGAGGATGTGCCGATTGTGAATTTGGTGCCGGGGGATCGGAGCTTGCTGAAGGTTGGGGTGAAGATCGTTACGTTCGTGACGCAGAGTGCGGATGGCACGCTGACGGCGCAATCGATTTCTGCGGGGAAGGATGGCGTCACTCCGCCGATGTAA